The Vicinamibacterales bacterium genome includes a region encoding these proteins:
- the istB gene encoding IS21-like element helper ATPase IstB produces the protein MLTQPLLQKLQALKLFAFAQMLTRQRESSQYAALSFDERLGLLVDAEWTAREQRALARRLRQAQLRGTASLENVDFERPRGLNRAVVLSLGTGAWIRAHENLVITGPTGIGKSFLVRACVESACRQGFTAIYYRTPRLLHALAVSRGDGSYARFLARLAKIDLLALDDWLLTPLTDAERRDVLEVIEDRLEHRSTLVAGQLPVADWHAAIGDLTLGDAICERLLHHAHRLALTGPSMRDLRDLTLPTAAEAR, from the coding sequence ATGCTGACGCAGCCCCTCCTCCAGAAGCTCCAGGCCCTCAAGCTCTTCGCCTTCGCGCAGATGCTCACGCGGCAGCGCGAATCGTCGCAGTATGCCGCGCTCAGTTTCGACGAGCGCCTCGGCTTACTCGTCGATGCCGAATGGACCGCACGAGAACAGCGGGCGCTGGCCCGTCGCCTGCGCCAGGCGCAACTGCGCGGCACCGCCTCGCTCGAGAACGTCGACTTCGAACGGCCGCGAGGCCTCAACCGGGCGGTCGTGCTCAGCCTGGGGACAGGCGCGTGGATTCGCGCGCATGAGAATCTCGTCATCACGGGCCCGACCGGAATTGGCAAGAGCTTTCTCGTGCGGGCCTGCGTGGAGAGCGCCTGTCGCCAAGGCTTCACGGCGATTTACTACCGGACGCCGCGGTTGCTGCACGCGCTCGCGGTCAGCCGCGGCGACGGCTCCTACGCCCGCTTCCTCGCGCGGCTGGCGAAGATCGATCTGCTGGCGTTGGATGACTGGTTACTCACGCCGCTCACCGACGCCGAACGGCGCGACGTCCTCGAAGTGATCGAGGACCGCCTTGAGCACCGGTCGACGCTCGTGGCCGGCCAACTGCCGGTCGCCGACTGGCACGCGGCGATCGGGGATTTGACCCTGGGCGACGCCATCTGTGAGCGGCTCCTGCACCACGCCCATCGCCTCGCCCTCACCGGCCCGTCGATGCGGGACTTGCGGGACCTGACGCTGCCCACGGCGGCGGAGGCGCGATGA